One window of the Pieris rapae chromosome 13, ilPieRapa1.1, whole genome shotgun sequence genome contains the following:
- the LOC111004244 gene encoding phospholipid phosphatase homolog 1.2 homolog, which yields MDIYKKVFKISKLLWFKINRWHRAFFIFVVAQLNLVPGGQVGFQCNDPALSHPYTGDTVNWKWLIVVTILLPLVVLLITERQQCNSEIAKKQAFCWCKEYLYGFLLNLTIVQALKLIVGSPRPHFFETCEPNEALTCKESEYISSYTCTTAHWLQQSNKSFPSGHTSLAVHAAVFITYYLYRRGRKLNSMMVSTVQIVSLSSAALCSLSRIWDRRHHWWDVMAGAVIALVLLVYTISTLCNNFDCSSPKSHVNKELDTLVKNETQTET from the exons ATggatatctacaaaaaagtatttaaaatatcaaaattattatggtttaaaataaaccGGTGGCATCGAG CTTTCTTTATATTTGTCGTAGCACAGTTAAACCTAGTACCTGGAGGTCAAGTGGGATTTCAGTGTAATGATCCAGCTTTATCCCATCCCTACACAGGAGACACAGTTAATTGGAAATGGCTAATTGTTGTTACTATACTTTTACCTTTGGTTGTG CTACTCATCACAGAAAGACAGCAATGCAATAGTGAAATAGCCAAGAAACAAGCATTTTGTTGGTGTAAAGAGTATTTATATGGCTTCCTATTAAACTTGACTATCGTTCAGGCATTAAAGCTAATTGTTGGTTCCCCTAGGCCACATTTTTTTGAAACTTGCGAACCTAATGAAGCTCTGACATGCAAAGA gtcAGAATATATATCTAGTTATACATGCACTACAGCACATTGGTTACAACAGTCGAACAAAAGCTTTCCTTCAGGTCACACATCCCTAGCAGTCCATGCTGCTGTGTTTATTACG TATTATTTGTATCGAAGAGGGAGAAAGTTGAACTCAATGATGGTCTCCACTGTGCAGATAGTTAGTTTGAGTAGCGCAGCACTATGTAGTTTGTCTCGGATATGGGACAGACGTCACCACTGGTGGGATGTAATGGCTGGTGCAGTGATAGCATTGGTCTTACTTGTGTATACT ATTTCTACTCTGTGcaataattttgattgttCAAGTCCAAAGAGTCACGTAAATAAGGAACTAGATACGCTTGTCAAGAATGAAACCCAAACGGAGACATAG